One genomic segment of Arachis duranensis cultivar V14167 chromosome 4, aradu.V14167.gnm2.J7QH, whole genome shotgun sequence includes these proteins:
- the LOC107484897 gene encoding shikimate kinase, chloroplastic isoform X1 produces the protein MDAKAAQTLQLSAMLQPETMRSKPSGASSLRISREPHKKFLRVSVSVKLQPVRTSMIRRRVTPLEVTRSYENIAASTLESGTCHAPLDEELILKSRSQEIDPYLNGRCIYLVGMMGSGKTTVGKIMAKVLGYSFCDSDALVEEEVGNSVADIFNHYGEAFFRDKETEVLHKLSLMRRIVISTGGGVVIRPINWKHMHKGVSVWLDVPLEALAQRIAAIGTNSRPLLHYEAGDAYTRALLKLSALFEERGDSYANANARVSLEKIAAKLGHRDVSKLSPTAIAIEALEQIEVFLKEEDNSYAEH, from the exons ATGGATGCGAAAGCTGCGCAAACGTTGCAACTTTCAGCTATGCTTCAACCAGAGACGATGCGGTCAAAACCCAGTGGCGCCTCTTCTCTGAGAATATCACGTGAACCGCACAAAAAGTTTCTCCGGGTTTCGGTTTCGGTTAAGTTGCAGCCTGTAAGAACTTCCATGATTCGGCGTAGGGTAACACCTTTGGAGGTTACTCGTTCATACGAAAATATCGCAG CTTCGACATTGGAATCTGGAACCTGTCATGCTCCTCTTGATGAAGAATTGATTTTGAAG AGTAGATCACAAGAGATCGATCCATATTTAAATGGACGCTGTATATATCTTGTTG GAATGATGGGCTCTGGGAAGACAACTGTGGGGAAGATTATGGCAAAAGTGCTTGGCTATTCTTTCTGTGATAG TGATGCATTGGTGGAGGAGGAGGTTGGGAATTCTGTAGCTGATATATTCAATCACTATGGAGAAGCTTTCTTTCGCGACAAAGAG ACTGAGGTATTGCATAAACTGTCCCTGATGCGTAGAATTGTTATTTCTACTGGTGGAGGTGTTGTTATTAGGCCCATCAATTg GAAACATATGCACAAGGGTGTCAGTGTTTGGTTGGATGTGCCGCTGGAAGCCTTGGCACAGAGAATTGCTGCTATAGGAACTAATTCTCGCCCCCTCCTACATTATGAAGCAGGAGATGCATACACCCGG GCTCTCCTGAAGTTGTCTGCTCTTTTTGAAGAAAGAGGTGATTCATATGCCAATGCCAATGCCAGGGTCTCATTAGAAA AGATAGCAGCAAAACTGGGTCACAGAGATGTGTCCAAACTGTCACCAACTGCTATTGCAATTGAG GCATTGGAACAAATTGAAGTCTTTTTGAAGGAAGAAGACAACAGTTACGCAGAACACTga
- the LOC107484897 gene encoding shikimate kinase, chloroplastic isoform X2: MDAKAAQTLQLSAMLQPETMRSKPSGASSLRISREPHKKFLRVSVSVKLQPVRTSMIRRRVTPLEVTRSYENIAASTLESGTCHAPLDEELILKSRSQEIDPYLNGRCIYLVGMMGSGKTTVGKIMAKVLGYSFCDSDALVEEEVGNSVADIFNHYGEAFFRDKETEVLHKLSLMRRIVISTGGGVVIRPINWKHMHKGVSVWLDVPLEALAQRIAAIGTNSRPLLHYEAGDAYTRALLKLSALFEEREIAAKLGHRDVSKLSPTAIAIEALEQIEVFLKEEDNSYAEH; encoded by the exons ATGGATGCGAAAGCTGCGCAAACGTTGCAACTTTCAGCTATGCTTCAACCAGAGACGATGCGGTCAAAACCCAGTGGCGCCTCTTCTCTGAGAATATCACGTGAACCGCACAAAAAGTTTCTCCGGGTTTCGGTTTCGGTTAAGTTGCAGCCTGTAAGAACTTCCATGATTCGGCGTAGGGTAACACCTTTGGAGGTTACTCGTTCATACGAAAATATCGCAG CTTCGACATTGGAATCTGGAACCTGTCATGCTCCTCTTGATGAAGAATTGATTTTGAAG AGTAGATCACAAGAGATCGATCCATATTTAAATGGACGCTGTATATATCTTGTTG GAATGATGGGCTCTGGGAAGACAACTGTGGGGAAGATTATGGCAAAAGTGCTTGGCTATTCTTTCTGTGATAG TGATGCATTGGTGGAGGAGGAGGTTGGGAATTCTGTAGCTGATATATTCAATCACTATGGAGAAGCTTTCTTTCGCGACAAAGAG ACTGAGGTATTGCATAAACTGTCCCTGATGCGTAGAATTGTTATTTCTACTGGTGGAGGTGTTGTTATTAGGCCCATCAATTg GAAACATATGCACAAGGGTGTCAGTGTTTGGTTGGATGTGCCGCTGGAAGCCTTGGCACAGAGAATTGCTGCTATAGGAACTAATTCTCGCCCCCTCCTACATTATGAAGCAGGAGATGCATACACCCGG GCTCTCCTGAAGTTGTCTGCTCTTTTTGAAGAAAGAG AGATAGCAGCAAAACTGGGTCACAGAGATGTGTCCAAACTGTCACCAACTGCTATTGCAATTGAG GCATTGGAACAAATTGAAGTCTTTTTGAAGGAAGAAGACAACAGTTACGCAGAACACTga